A single window of Malus sylvestris chromosome 5, drMalSylv7.2, whole genome shotgun sequence DNA harbors:
- the LOC126621328 gene encoding pentatricopeptide repeat-containing protein At2g03880, mitochondrial isoform X1, which produces MQMQGVGFFLRVPCSHSVLRMRAIPVSKLKCKALQPFTRPCSHMPNVAESPPSTLVQQFTKFCYQRDLPRAMIAMEAMQRRGLWADSVVYSELVKCCLARRAVQQGKLVHKHVFSNGYQPKTFLINVFINMYVKFALLEEAQELFDEMPERNVVSWTTMISAYSNARLNHKALESLVLMLREGVSPNSFTYSSVLRACDGLSNLKQLHCCIFTAGLESDVFVRSALIDVYSKLGELHNALGIFNEMVSGDLVVWNSIIGAFAQNSDGDEALNLFKRMKRAGFSAEEATLTSVLRACTVLALLELGRQVHVHAVKYGQDLILNNALLDMYCKCGSLEDANSVFTRMEKKDVISWSTMIAGLAQNGFSQEALRLFEQMKLSEVKPNYITLLGVLFACSHAGLLEDGWYYFQNMKQLFGIDPGREHYGCVIDLLGRAGKLDEAARLIQEMEGEPDAVTWRTLLGACRVHRNVDLAAYAAKQILKTDPDDAGTYILLSNIYANSQRWEDVTEVRKSMKARGVIKEPGCSWIEVNKQIHAFILGDDSHPQIDEINRQLSLLIDRLMAVGYIPDTNFVLQDLEGEQREVSLLSHSEKLAIVFGLMSLSKGKTVRIRKNLRICGDCHVFAKLVANIEERSIVIRDPIRYHHFQDGVCSCGDYW; this is translated from the coding sequence ATGCAAATGCAAGGAGTAGGGTTCTTCCTTCGTGTTCCCTGTTCTCACTCTGTTCTCAGGATGAGAGCCATCCCTGTCTCCAAGTTGAAATGCAAAGCACTGCAACCATTTACACGTCCTTGCTCTCACATGCCAAACGTGGCAGAATCACCACCCTCCACTCTGGTCCAACAGTTCACCAAATTCTGCTACCAGAGAGACCTCCCGAGAGCCATGATAGCCATGGAAGCCATGCAAAGGCGCGGACTTTGGGCCGACTCTGTCGTCTACTCCGAGCTCGTCAAGTGCTGCTTGGCTCGGCGAGCTGTTCAGCAGGGTAAGCTCGTCCACAAACACGTTTTCTCAAATGGGTACCAGCCCAAGACCTTCTTAATCAACGTTTTCATCAACATGTACGTTAAATTTGCTCTCTTGGAGGAAGCGCAGGAACTGTTCGACGAAATGCCTGAGCGAAACGTTGTTTCCTGGACGACTATGATATCGGCATACTCGAATGCCAGACTCAACCACAAGGCCTTGGAGTCTTTGGTTTTGATGCTTAGAGAAGGTGTTTCGCCTAATAGTTTCACGTATTCTTCGGTTTTGAGAGCTTGCGACGGGTTGTCAAATCTCAAGCAGCTTCATTGTTGTATTTTTACAGCTGGGTTGGAATCTGACGTCTTTGTTCGGAGTGCTCTCATTGACGTTTACTCGAAGTTGGGTGAGTTGCACAATGCGCTAGGCATTTTCAATGAAATGGTGTCCGGAGATTTGGTTGTTTGGAACTCTATCATTGGAGCGTTTGCTCAGAACAGCGATGGTGATGAGGCTTTGAACCTTTTCAAGAGGATGAAAAGGGCTGGTTTTTCAGCTGAAGAGGCCACGCTAACAAGCGTTTTGAGAGCTTGCACGGTGTTGGCGCTTTTAGAATTGGGAAGACAAGTTCATGTTCATGCTGTGAAGTATGGTCAAGATCTAATTCTGAACAATGCACTTCTGGATATGTATTGCAAGTGTGGGAGTTTGGAAGATGCAAACTCTGTTTTTACCAGGATGGAGAAGAAGGATGTAATCTCTTGGAGCACCATGATTGCAGGGCTAGCGCAAAATGGTTTCAGCCAAGAGGCCCTGAGATTGTTCGAGCAGATGAAACTTTCCGAGGTGAAACCAAATTACATCACACTTCTTGGGGTTCTGTTTGCTTGTAGTCATGCTGGGCTTTTAGAAGATGGGTGGTACTACTTCCAGAATATGAAGCAGCTTTTTGGGATTGATCCTGGAAGAGAGCACTATGGTTGCGTAATTGATCTTCTTGGAAGGGCAGGGAAACTTGATGAGGCAGCAAGGCTAATACAAGAAATGGAAGGTGAACCAGATGCAGTGACATGGAGGACGTTGCTTGGCGCCTGCAGGGTTCACCGGAATGTAGATCTAGCAGCATATGCTGCCAAGCAAATTCTTAAAACGGACCCTGATGATGCCGGAACCTACATTTTACTATCAAATATATACGCCAATTCTCAGAGATGGGAAGATGTGACTGAAGTAAGAAAGAGCATGAAAGCTAGAGGGGTTATTAAAGAACCCGGGTGCAGTTGGATTGAAGTGAACAAACAGATTCATGCTTTTATCTTGGGAGATGACTCACATCCACAGATAGACGAGATCAATAGGCAGCTGAGCTTGTTGATTGATAGACTAATGGCAGTGGGTTACATTCCTGACACGAATTTTGTTTTGCAAGATCTTGAGGGAGAACAGAGGGAAGTTTCACTTCTATCCCACAGCGAGAAATTGGCGATTGTCTTTGGTTTAATGAGCTTGTCAAAGGGGAAGACTGTTAGGATCAGGAAAAACCTAAGGATTTGCGGAGACTGTCATGTATTTGCAAAACTTGTGGCAAATATTGAGGAGAGAAGTATTGTGATAAGAGATCCCATCCGGTACCATCACTTTCAAGACGGGGTGTGCTCGTGTGGGGATTATTGgtag
- the LOC126621328 gene encoding pentatricopeptide repeat-containing protein At2g03880, mitochondrial isoform X2 translates to MPERNVVSWTTMISAYSNARLNHKALESLVLMLREGVSPNSFTYSSVLRACDGLSNLKQLHCCIFTAGLESDVFVRSALIDVYSKLGELHNALGIFNEMVSGDLVVWNSIIGAFAQNSDGDEALNLFKRMKRAGFSAEEATLTSVLRACTVLALLELGRQVHVHAVKYGQDLILNNALLDMYCKCGSLEDANSVFTRMEKKDVISWSTMIAGLAQNGFSQEALRLFEQMKLSEVKPNYITLLGVLFACSHAGLLEDGWYYFQNMKQLFGIDPGREHYGCVIDLLGRAGKLDEAARLIQEMEGEPDAVTWRTLLGACRVHRNVDLAAYAAKQILKTDPDDAGTYILLSNIYANSQRWEDVTEVRKSMKARGVIKEPGCSWIEVNKQIHAFILGDDSHPQIDEINRQLSLLIDRLMAVGYIPDTNFVLQDLEGEQREVSLLSHSEKLAIVFGLMSLSKGKTVRIRKNLRICGDCHVFAKLVANIEERSIVIRDPIRYHHFQDGVCSCGDYW, encoded by the coding sequence ATGCCTGAGCGAAACGTTGTTTCCTGGACGACTATGATATCGGCATACTCGAATGCCAGACTCAACCACAAGGCCTTGGAGTCTTTGGTTTTGATGCTTAGAGAAGGTGTTTCGCCTAATAGTTTCACGTATTCTTCGGTTTTGAGAGCTTGCGACGGGTTGTCAAATCTCAAGCAGCTTCATTGTTGTATTTTTACAGCTGGGTTGGAATCTGACGTCTTTGTTCGGAGTGCTCTCATTGACGTTTACTCGAAGTTGGGTGAGTTGCACAATGCGCTAGGCATTTTCAATGAAATGGTGTCCGGAGATTTGGTTGTTTGGAACTCTATCATTGGAGCGTTTGCTCAGAACAGCGATGGTGATGAGGCTTTGAACCTTTTCAAGAGGATGAAAAGGGCTGGTTTTTCAGCTGAAGAGGCCACGCTAACAAGCGTTTTGAGAGCTTGCACGGTGTTGGCGCTTTTAGAATTGGGAAGACAAGTTCATGTTCATGCTGTGAAGTATGGTCAAGATCTAATTCTGAACAATGCACTTCTGGATATGTATTGCAAGTGTGGGAGTTTGGAAGATGCAAACTCTGTTTTTACCAGGATGGAGAAGAAGGATGTAATCTCTTGGAGCACCATGATTGCAGGGCTAGCGCAAAATGGTTTCAGCCAAGAGGCCCTGAGATTGTTCGAGCAGATGAAACTTTCCGAGGTGAAACCAAATTACATCACACTTCTTGGGGTTCTGTTTGCTTGTAGTCATGCTGGGCTTTTAGAAGATGGGTGGTACTACTTCCAGAATATGAAGCAGCTTTTTGGGATTGATCCTGGAAGAGAGCACTATGGTTGCGTAATTGATCTTCTTGGAAGGGCAGGGAAACTTGATGAGGCAGCAAGGCTAATACAAGAAATGGAAGGTGAACCAGATGCAGTGACATGGAGGACGTTGCTTGGCGCCTGCAGGGTTCACCGGAATGTAGATCTAGCAGCATATGCTGCCAAGCAAATTCTTAAAACGGACCCTGATGATGCCGGAACCTACATTTTACTATCAAATATATACGCCAATTCTCAGAGATGGGAAGATGTGACTGAAGTAAGAAAGAGCATGAAAGCTAGAGGGGTTATTAAAGAACCCGGGTGCAGTTGGATTGAAGTGAACAAACAGATTCATGCTTTTATCTTGGGAGATGACTCACATCCACAGATAGACGAGATCAATAGGCAGCTGAGCTTGTTGATTGATAGACTAATGGCAGTGGGTTACATTCCTGACACGAATTTTGTTTTGCAAGATCTTGAGGGAGAACAGAGGGAAGTTTCACTTCTATCCCACAGCGAGAAATTGGCGATTGTCTTTGGTTTAATGAGCTTGTCAAAGGGGAAGACTGTTAGGATCAGGAAAAACCTAAGGATTTGCGGAGACTGTCATGTATTTGCAAAACTTGTGGCAAATATTGAGGAGAGAAGTATTGTGATAAGAGATCCCATCCGGTACCATCACTTTCAAGACGGGGTGTGCTCGTGTGGGGATTATTGgtag